The following nucleotide sequence is from Populus trichocarpa isolate Nisqually-1 chromosome 11, P.trichocarpa_v4.1, whole genome shotgun sequence.
gaaaaatattttttagtgtttggctatattataaaaaataaaccggAAAAtcacttattaatttttttatttttttaaaatgtttatcaaaaaaatatggcCAAATCTAACTGATGAAAAAATTGGAGGATGgaatcgaaaaaaaataatctaattttataaattactccaaataaaacaaatagcaacaaaaaaaacgGGGACAAAATCTGGCATGAAAAAGTTGGAggaataaattgtaaaaaaatcttattttataatttatctcaaataaaaaaaataataatcaaaagaataaggattaaatttgaaggaaaaacaaatttaagagatgctttgaaaatttgaaaggtCTAACGtgaaaatcaagaaagagaaagaaaagaaagaaaaataaaaaaaaagatcgcAAGCACCAAACTTGAAATCGATACACTACAAGCATCgcctagagagagagaggttgtgAGAAGATTTTAACCACATCAAGGAGGGCTGTCTTTGGACACCGTACACGGTCTCACGTGCATGCCACCTAAATGTGGCTACACGTGTATGTGTTGGCACATCAATTGCATCTGTCaaccacttttttatttttaaattatattttatatttatcaaaatactaTTGCCTCTCAAtcaacttaattattattaaaaaaactaatatgaaaatacaaaaaaatccttaaatcagtttaataaattttaattttaaaaataattttttcatttcactttttttttattaaagatttagaaagtgttttttgaagttgagagaaggaaaatacttttctttGGAAAgacttaagtgtttttttttttattattttagaaatcactttttattgatcaattttttaaaagttaaataaatatgaaaaaaattgaaaagtgatttttgaAAAGGTATTTTGCTCGAAACAAAACACGCCCcctgagtattattattttttttaaaaaaaatcattttttagagttttgttgGATCAGGAATGACAATCATTATACAAAAAAATGGGCctttttttgagaatttgaaAGTGAGGTTTTATCGGGGATTTAACATTgccaattcaaacaaaaaaaggcACTAGGAATTTTGACATCTCGATTTGTGAAAACTATTGTTCGGGTTTAATCTTATATGCCTAACTTATGCTGATTTCCAGATTAGAGGATAATTTCGAAAGATAAAAGAAGATACAAACCAgtacaaatatataaataaaaaagaaaacgataAATCAATTCCAGAGAGaagatttgtgtttaattttctaATCACAAAGAAGGAGAGAACAAGTcgttttgaggaagaaaagaaaattgaaactaTGCGAGAGTCTCACGTTATTGGTTCggttgagtttaataaattcagttaatttaataatatataaaaaaataactctaatttaataatataaaaaccaagAAATTCAGACGAATCTTTTAAACTTGAGTTAATCTTCTTATATCGAAACTCGTAAAATCTAAAACTCGAACttaatcaagaaacttaattcctaatcaatttaatattgaaagataaaataaataaataaaatcaatctaaaaaacttatcaaagcaaaaaaaatagcaataaaaaaaacgatGATCAAAccgaatagaaaaaaaatggaggataaaattgcacaaaaaaatcaattttagaaaccatctcaaataaaaaaatagcaatcaaaagaatgagggctaAATcggagagataaaaaaattagacgatgaaattgaatataatttccaatttgaagtaattttttcaaataaaaaattacaattaaaagaacaaagactaaatataaagaaaaaagaaatataagagcTAATCTGTACATTTGAAGGGGGCTAACATGGATTTCTAAgagcaaagaaaagaagaaggagaaaaaaagatgttggtGCCAAACCGGAAATCCGTTGACCACACACGTCatctagagagaaaaaaaacatcgagACATATCGAATGACATGAAGGAACAACGGTTTCGACCACTAGAGTTAGCTAGTCGCACATGTCATTCGAAGTTGACATGGTAACTAATGCGTGAACACCTGTAtcatcaactttttatttatttttttatttatcaaaatactaCATTTCTCCTATGACcaaataattattatgaaaaaatctaCTGTGAAATTACATAAAAGTCCTTATAATCAagctttgaaaattttgatttttagagcaataaaatcattatattatGCTTTAAAAAGTGAAATATCAAAAAAGCTCCTTGcgcaaaaattacaaaaaaaaacctgagaaGCCCCTAAAGAATTCTAGAATGACAAGGGAAGTTCATGAAAATACTATTTTACTCCTGAAGACTAATTCtctatggttgtttttattAAGGGCAAAACCATGAATCCATTGATACAATCCACCGTGATTCACGGCTTCACTGATGTTTTGGTCTTCTGGATAAGCAtcccaataaaatattttcaaacgtttttcttaatataatttcatttttgacattaaattgaaaaagtttTTGTAGTGCTAAGCTGCTAACTAATTTGGACAAGGAGGTGCTCAGTGGCATTGAAGTGTAAAGATCATTTGATGACAACCTAACAGTGATCACAAATGAACCAGCTAATAATGCTAAACGAGGGTGACGAGTTTTGAGGATTGGAAGCAATGGAACTTCTTTCCAGCTTAGCTTCCAAGTGACAGATGAAGAGATTTGTATTAGCTTAGAAGCAAAAGCATAATCCATCACAATCAATGGAGAATCTATAATAAGCCGAGGTCCCACTGTCACAACTGAGAGCATAATCAAATACAAATGATGCTATCAGTTGGAGACAATGACAATTGACCATGAGTTTGTACAGGTTTGGAGAGGCTTTCACATCTGCAAGTTAGGTCAATTGCTTGTGCAAAATTGTAAACAGATAGCATTATGTTCTTGACGAGAATTTCAAGCTTTTGACCAATCTCAGCCCCTGATGATGCAGAATGAGCTTGTCAACATGCCAAGAAGCATATATTTGAATATGGAGACCTATGGGGATAAAATATAACCACGTCcagttaattcatttttttccctctaagAGGCAAACGTGAGAGCAAATTCAGAACCCAAAATCAGCAAGAAAATGCATCTTCTGACTTCTGTCCAGCACCTGAGGTTACTCAAGTTGCTGTCAAACCTTGATAGCACCTTATCTAGACCTTGTTCTTGTACAATATTCAAAGAACACTTGGGGAGATAGTAATCCAAATCAGCTTACTTGATACATGCTCTGCTCTCAACTTATCTATAAACTAATGATGTCCCGATGAATGgggtaaaaataattaacaaccGATCCTATGTATATTATGAGCTATTCTACTCATCACAGAGCGCTTGGATTACTCGAGCAAAATTCTGTGTTTTGAATGGATGAGCAGgtaaaaaatgaaagagcatATGCCCCCAGTTCAAGATGATTTCTAAATGAACTCTAAAACCGTTCTTTCACTTGAGCTGTATTCAAATTGTTCCCCAGCTTGATTGTGTTGGAAAAGAAACAAGATGTGTTTATGTTTAGTATGATGACTGTCAAACGTTGAAACGAAACAGCATTACATCTCCTTCTTGAACTGTTCTCAACTGCAACAGTCAAAGTAATGCAGGTAAATAAATCTTCTCAAGGGGAAGAGAACCTAAAATAAGACTATATGCACATGAAGTATTCACAAGTGTGCACGCACCCACCTCCCCTGTGTGTGTGTGGATGTGAGGGTGTAGGGTGTGTGATTTCTCTCATACAGTCTTCAAGCCTGGAGAAGCACAAGGGCACTGCTTCCCAGGATGTGTCGATAAGTTCTTAGTATTCATTGAATACAAATGTGCACAGTAGAGAAACAAACTCACAAAGTCCTTGGGAAAGTCAAAACTTCTAATTAAGATGCTTACTGTCTCAGCTCGAATAAAACCCTTCTCAAAGTCGGAATGTATAACTCCAGCAGCTTGAGGTGCAGTCATTCCTGAATCAAGAGGAAACAAAACTCAGGCAACAGTCATAACTGTCTGAATATACACTGAGGTATCGGTTGTGTTTTTGTAAACCATTTGAGATTTACTCCATGACACAACTTATACATGCATCCCATATAAAAGACTTAAACGagtaaaaaacacatttttctcTCCTACAACAGTCGATCAAACTGATTCTCAAACTCCAATAGAACAAAAGATTCAGAGCATGTTTTAGATTGTGGTAAAGactgctttttcaaaatatttttcgtttagaaatgcatcaaaataatatatattttttatttttaaaaatttatttttgacatcaacacgtAAAAACGTTttgaaaacacacaaaaaaatcaatttcaagctaaaaagaattcaaaaattttcgAAAACACATtccaaccacaaaaacaaacactgacTAACATTTGCTTCACTGTGTCAATTTCAAATAAGAAAGTTCAGCAGACAGTAAACTAACCTGAAAGTATGGTCCAAGCTTTTGTTTCCTGCAGAGAATATGAAAATACTCCTTCAAATAATGAATACGTAAGGTGTATTCAGAaaactttttttcaaataattcacCTTCTCTCCAGAAGTAAAGTATGTACGCAACCCCAAAAGGCTATATGTTGCTCTGATGAGGTTCCCGAGGCAACTTTCACTAACGCCGAGTGAATTCAAAAATTCACTTCGTTCTTCAAATGGCAGTTCTGTAAGCTCTGATTCAACCTGCAATAATAGGCATCCTCAGATTACCTGCTTCATGCAACATCTGAAAATCGACAGTATAAAGGTCACAACAGGTATATTGATCTGAAAAAGACAGCACAACACATGTATTGAGGTTAAATTTTCTAAAAGGAATCACCACACCTGTGCAGAAATTGTCACTAGTCCGGATTGTAATTCAGATGCAAGATTCATCACTTCTTTGACATTAGGATTAATTGCAGAATCAGCTAGGTCAGATTCTGCAACATTTTCCACATATATGACCGGTTTCATAGTAAGCAAGCAAAGATGATTCACTGCATCCTTTTCAAAATCTGTTAATGTAACAGATCGTGCTGGTTTTCCATCCATGAGTGCATGCCGAATCCTTTCCATGGCAGACTTTTCAGCGTCTtcctaaaataagaaaattgcaTTACTTTATATATTGAAGCAGCCATACTTTATCCATCTATCAAAATTGAAAGCTGATAGGCTGTTTGCATAGGCATCGAAAGCAACAGGACGTTATTTTACCTTGAGTTTAGATTGTGAATCCTTTGCCTTCCCTTTCTTAAGCTTCTCTAATCTTTTCTCGACCTGCATTTCTTGTAAAATGCATGAATTAGTTCTTTCAGCTTACTTGACAATGATTAACAGATGTAACTGTAACATACAAAGGTTATCTTCACAAGGAAATTTCAAGTAAATGCAATTGAAATACAGAAGACACTGCTGAAGAACCAGAGTACAAGATCCCATTTGAGCACCCTATTCGTTTTATTTTTGCACCAAGTAATGTGTTAGACCTTAAATACTATCACTAAAGTAAATCAAGATTTAGGCAAGGATTTAGAAATCCTCAAACTATGTAGGACAACAATAAAATGAAGTCCTTGTATAAACTTCCAAAAAACCAAACACtcataccaaaacaaaaaaaaaaaacactaattggTATAGAAATGTATGGCTATATTTGAGGAAGCTACAGGCATAAAATTTGGTCAtaggaaaatgaagaaacattGAGATTTTAATCTGCACAGCATCTTCCTGGTACTGCTGAACACTGCCATGATAGATGTGTATTTTGAGTTTGAGATATGGCAAATTGATAATGGTATAGTCAAGAATTGCAGAGGTAGGACTTTTCAGGATTGACTTGAtgaaattaatatgaaatttaaatcaGTTTTCTGCAATATCAAAGAAAGTGTAGAATTTTGTAAGCATCTCAGTGAAGATCGCAAAGACAGCTAAAGGCTTTTGAATTTCTAAAAATCAATTGTCATCCTAGGTTGATTTCAGGCATAGATGCAGGGTTACTAGAATTGGACCCCTTATTGAAAACCAAGAACTTGGGCAACAAAATACAGTTTACTAGAATGCTCGTCATCTTTCTTGTCCAAGTTGAGCCATAGCCCCAAACCTAGCCCCGCGAAGGCATAATAAAAGCCGGTGATCAATCATGACTAATAAGCATGAGTTGAACCACCCAACTGCCACCAAGAACATGATCCCAGGATGCCACTAAATCTCTTTGGCACTAGCAAGCCCTTTCCAATACCACCAGCTTTTCTAGTAGTAACTAGCATATTTGACATTGCGGTAGccgttattttaaaatactttttatttaaaaatatattaaaataatattttttttagctgcaGCACCAAACACATTCTAAATACTGAAGTAATTTGGTGTATATATTTAAAGACTCGACTACAAACTaatcaaatttaagaaaaataataaaacacttgCATTCTACAACAAAAGTTACCGAAGCGATTGTACTCAAATGTGGCGGGGAGaaacctaaataaaaagaaaccagCTACTCTTCAAGACTATGAAGTAAATAAAACCAACTTTGTTGTCTATGAAGTACCATCACTAATAAAGATTTAAAGACACAAAATAGTATTAACATGCTGAAGAAGCAAATTTTCTAGCTCTATTCAGCATATATACCTGATCCAAATCTGAGAAAACAAGCTCTAAGTTGATTACATCAAAATCCCATTTAGGATCGACTTTGCCATTTACATGAACAATGTCATTATCATCAAAACAGAGAACAACCTGGAGCAATAGTGAACAGGCCTTTAATACACAGatgaagaacataaaaaatagcTGTACTTATTGTCTAGCAATAGCCTTCAGGATTTTGTGAGAAAGTAGCCTTCGATTGACATTCGAACTAATAAACATGGTTTTGTAAGCTAAACAAGTCATTCAAACTAATCTTAGCTTCGAACCTAAAATGGTTTGGGATTGGAAAGGTGGGTTTTACCTCTAGGACAAACCTCCAAAGAGCCCAGAACAAAACTAATCTTAGTCTTGACTTGCCATTGGACAACTGACGTAGCTCAGCTACTAAAAGAGGCAGCAGGACATCAAATGGTTGTAGCATAGGTCGtagttcaatttctttttatctttttgttggtTGGAGTATTGTATGGAGGGCAGTCCATTTCCCGAGCTTCTTTCTGCTCCTTCCACACTAACTTTTTCGCCTAAAATTTTATGGCGGCAATGTAGAGTGGAGGTAGCAACGAAAAGCTTGCGTGGAGCATTCATTTTGCAGGCAAAGTCAGGGAGGACAATTAACTTGTTGGAAGACTGTCTTGCAGCACCTTTTTACTTTAGGTATTTttgtgacaattttttttaaaagaaaaagagatggaaagaaagtaataaaaaaaaacataagttagaaagaaataaaaagggtgtgttcttgaaaaatcattttttaaattaaaataactatttcaaaaatactttttattttttaatctgaaaGATTCTATCCGGTGGATTATCTCTCACTAGCTTTTCTTGGCTATTCGGTGAAAGAGTAAGATCGTCCGGTGTGTGAATGAAGAACTTCTCCATGATAATGTCAGTAGCTCGATACAAACCAACCAATAACCCACCAAATTTCAGCCACCACTCATCTGACCTCCACTGCACAACCATCTTCTCTACCATAAACTCAACAACACCCATAAACCAAACCTTACCCATCTCCCCCTCACACTCATGCGATCTCCCTTTTCCCTTACATAACCATACGCTAACCCATCACACAACCCACCATCGCCTAACTTACCATCACCATTGCCCTCTCCTCTCACAACATCAAACCACTAAACCAGCCTCTATCTAAAACCATATAGAATTGGTTTAAAATCCCAGCCACGCACAACACCATCAATGCACGAAAACAATAACACGACCCATTATATTCTCTCTAGCTGAAAAAGGGAATTCATACATTGATTTTTACTATAGCGGTTCAATTGGCTATGTTTTTTTGCCAAAATTCAgggattttgatatcaatatcaTTGTAGAATTATGTTTTCACCCTGTGAATTCATTACATTTATGAATGAGATTGATGGTATACTTGCTTGTGATCAGCGGTGGAAAGGGATTTTGGTTGAAGATGGAGGATGAACGCATCAAATGCACTCGTGCAAGAGAAGCCATTGTGAAGGCAAGCTAAGGTTTTGGTGAGGTCAACAGGGATTGGGGAGAGAAGTTTCGGTGCTGGTTATGAATTTGAAGGTGTTGGTGGCGTTGAAGGAGTGGTCCTTGAAGGAGTTTATTAGGGAGGTAAAGGAACACGTGGTAACCTCTGATATGGTAGGTGGTGTTAATGATCAATGGAATAATTTGAATGTCTTAATGTcgaagtaaattaaaataataaaataaagtatttttttgagttattttgaaaaataatatcgttatttaaaaaaaaataattaaatttgacaCTGACTtgaaaatcatagtttttaaactcggtTGGTCTAAGATCAAAACCGGTCTAAGATCCAGGTTTTGATTGGGTTACCGGGTTAGTTgggtcaatttttattttaaaaaaaattaaaaacggtgtcattttagtaaaaaataaaaaaaaataaaagtcaacgggttgcaaccgagttttgTCGGATCACCGGGTCAACCCGTCAGATCAGTCGGGTCACACCGAATCATGGTTTTTCCTATATTTTATCAACCCAGCTCAGtttcaatttctaattaatcaaattctgGATCAACCTGTTAAACCGTaccgagtttcaaaactataattacAATAGTAAGGACATCAAATAGAAATACCAACCAGTCCCGTGTTGTGGCGCCACTAGTAAGCCATTACTAGTTAACGAGTGATAACTGATAATGATATCACTCcatcaatttataataataataataaaaaataaaaaatagaaggttAAAACACTATGGCCATTgatatattttactatttattatgacaatataattattattttttgctctttcaggaaaaaacaaaacaaaggtcTTAGTGTCGAGAGTATCTTGATCTTTCTGAAAGATTCATCAATTATTAccatattaattaagaataaaattgtttttatttttattttttaaacatggtagaatgatttaattatttttaaaatcaaaatctttaaaactaGCATTTAAAGGCTTTTTTAGTCCTCACTTTTTTAAACATGGTAAAATAACTCAATTACCTTTAAAggcaaattttcaaaacttgaatTGGTggactttttcatcttttcattatttttttttgtttgttattatgatGCTAAGCATGagaaatttgatcttttaataaatataaaaaactatttaaataaaaaagtagatggTGCGTGCAATGCAAGCGTTAGTGTGTGGAAGGCGTCTATGACCTTCTAGTAGCACCTCTAAAAGGTCAACAATTACCTTTTGTCATGCCGTTGGAATCGTCATGACGTCTTCTTCTTGGTGGCCGATGCATGACGACGATGACATGATGATTTATCGCAAACAGGGCTTTCTTTTGTCCCTTCTTTTCTCTGTCATCCCTTCAAAAATCATGTTGTccattcaaaaatttaatttatatttcagttttaattcttattgttttgatttctaccTTTTGTTCTTGATCtctttgtaaaatttttatttattttcaattgcatcaTTTACTCccaatttataatattatgtttttcaatttggttcttatttttttttgtttttttcttttgttaaattgatttttctttttagtttcacccttcaagaaaaaattataattgtcatctaatttattttttatttcaatttcgatcctcattctttaaattgttattttttgttatggatccttatataattgatttttttttaatttcaccttttaacatttaattgattaggGATTGAGCTTTGTGGTTTTTTAGGATATGATGCTTCTGGTTTAATGATCCAGGTcacgggtttgaaaagttaacataagttgatattttttttttacttattttcaaatttgatttcatcattcgacattgatttttttaatgagcttttgtggttttctttattttcttttctagagAGTTATTCTTATCTAATGACTTGAGTCGTAAATTTAGTAGATTAATTCGGGTTAGCTCACCTCTTATTACTCAAGTTGCAGGGTTGTCATGATAACTTGGGTTTACccatgccaattttttttttttatctttttctttatccaatttcatcattccatatttaattggttaagaattgagccacataaaaaaaaaaattataaaaagattgttttttcaagttatcaTGATCACTT
It contains:
- the LOC7454986 gene encoding uncharacterized protein LOC7454986, which encodes MQVEKRLEKLKKGKAKDSQSKLKEDAEKSAMERIRHALMDGKPARSVTLTDFEKDAVNHLCLLTMKPVIYVENVAESDLADSAINPNVKEVMNLASELQSGLVTISAQVESELTELPFEERSEFLNSLGVSESCLGNLIRATYSLLGLRTYFTSGEKETKAWTILSGMTAPQAAGVIHSDFEKGFIRAETLRTVQEGDVMLFRFNV